One Paraburkholderia sp. IMGN_8 DNA window includes the following coding sequences:
- a CDS encoding helix-turn-helix transcriptional regulator: protein MSYQTATSHIPADHVSATCRITMAGYATSWHEHEEFMFLLPRRGALTLNSEHSKHAQRIGAGVLAVVPPRRFHETASIRGEHCHTAVYVQRDFVSFCARKANGTMASGEAPRYCAPSPALLGALHLQSQLSGQSDATAATAVDDELPRYRHDLVDRLIASACVEAALSGGAQGRVDAELSREELVGEIKGYLDAMLAERIDIDMIALEFGMSRRHLTRVFREEAGESITDYQMRQRVVRAAALLNVPGTTVLAAAMSVGIESPSYLARLFNKFGMPSPRTLRA from the coding sequence ATGTCTTATCAAACCGCTACTTCGCACATTCCCGCTGACCACGTTTCCGCGACCTGCCGCATCACGATGGCCGGTTACGCGACGTCGTGGCACGAGCATGAAGAGTTCATGTTTCTGCTGCCGCGGAGGGGCGCGTTGACGCTGAATTCGGAGCATTCGAAGCACGCGCAACGTATCGGCGCCGGCGTGCTCGCCGTGGTTCCGCCGAGGCGTTTCCACGAAACCGCGAGCATTCGCGGGGAGCATTGCCATACGGCGGTGTATGTGCAGCGGGATTTCGTGTCGTTTTGCGCGCGCAAGGCCAATGGCACGATGGCGAGCGGCGAAGCGCCGCGCTATTGCGCCCCATCGCCCGCGCTGCTCGGGGCGCTGCATCTGCAAAGCCAGTTATCAGGTCAGTCCGATGCAACTGCGGCGACGGCCGTTGACGATGAATTGCCGCGCTATCGACACGATCTGGTTGATCGGCTGATTGCGTCGGCGTGTGTTGAGGCGGCGTTGAGCGGCGGCGCGCAAGGCCGTGTTGATGCTGAACTGTCGCGCGAGGAGTTGGTCGGCGAGATCAAGGGATATCTCGACGCGATGCTCGCGGAGCGCATCGATATTGATATGATCGCGTTGGAGTTCGGGATGTCACGGCGTCATCTGACGCGAGTCTTTCGCGAGGAAGCCGGCGAAAGCATCACCGACTATCAGATGCGCCAACGCGTGGTGCGGGCCGCCGCGCTGCTGAATGTGCCCGGCACGACAGTGCTTGCGGCGGCGATGAGCGTAGGGATCGAATCGCCGTCCTACCTGGCGAGATTATTCAACAAATTTGGGATGCCTTCGCCCCGCACTCTCAGGGCATGA
- a CDS encoding ornithine cyclodeaminase family protein, with protein MLQSTKLYSNAQIAAVLTGSDALTAMRGAHEAMYRGDAVIQPRSRIALTDAKFSTMSAMLATERVAAVKMYTTLDGQFRFYIALMSLDDGHLLALMEGDELTRFRTAATTVLAATHLARANSRRLGVAGCGVQARAHVDLFIETFALEQVSVYAPDAGEAQAFAESLHGRYGIHAHATSAEHAASADIVVLATRAFTPVIHGASLQPGAFVASIGATRPDQREMDDACIERATEVVVDWTGQALAESGDFRLLDPTVLARTAVDELADVVGSGRKRAFDCEGIVVYKAVGNALQDAAIAALAYARLSSG; from the coding sequence ATGCTCCAGTCCACCAAGCTTTACAGCAACGCGCAGATCGCCGCCGTTCTGACCGGCAGCGACGCGCTCACGGCGATGCGCGGCGCGCACGAGGCGATGTATCGCGGTGACGCCGTGATACAGCCGCGCAGTCGCATCGCGCTGACCGACGCGAAGTTCAGCACGATGTCCGCGATGCTCGCCACCGAGCGCGTTGCCGCCGTGAAGATGTACACGACACTCGACGGCCAGTTCCGTTTCTACATTGCGCTGATGTCGCTCGACGATGGCCACCTGCTCGCGTTAATGGAAGGCGACGAACTCACGCGCTTCAGGACTGCCGCGACAACCGTGCTCGCGGCCACCCATCTGGCCCGCGCGAACAGCCGCCGGCTGGGCGTCGCCGGTTGCGGCGTGCAGGCGCGCGCGCACGTGGATCTGTTCATCGAGACGTTCGCACTCGAACAGGTCTCCGTGTATGCGCCGGATGCGGGCGAAGCACAAGCTTTCGCCGAATCGCTGCACGGACGCTACGGTATCCACGCGCATGCAACGAGCGCCGAACACGCCGCAAGCGCCGACATCGTCGTACTCGCGACGCGGGCATTCACACCGGTGATTCACGGCGCATCGCTGCAACCGGGCGCGTTCGTCGCGAGTATCGGCGCGACGCGTCCTGATCAGCGCGAGATGGACGACGCGTGCATCGAGCGAGCGACTGAAGTCGTGGTCGACTGGACCGGTCAGGCACTGGCCGAATCCGGCGACTTCCGGTTACTCGATCCCACGGTGCTCGCCCGTACGGCGGTTGACGAACTCGCCGACGTCGTCGGCAGCGGTCGCAAACGCGCATTCGACTGCGAAGGCATCGTCGTCTACAAGGCGGTCGGCAACGCGCTGCAGGATGCGGCGATCGCGGCACTGGCCTATGCCCGCTTGAGTTCGGGCTAA
- a CDS encoding TetR/AcrR family transcriptional regulator — translation MKKLTLTSEAIFDPRTTILTRRRGNRESRVPEIIDVSINVLIAAGYAGYTINRVANDAGIRLSTLQHYFATREALLRATIEEVSKRYFERFRGIAENRNRSPQVRLEAIIDDAFAELVKPGMPAAIFESWGLALHEPFARDVVLERQKQFTGLFSNLVGELNPALSMEECELRGALILSSCQGLVVFLRWTEHSPSQLNTFRKAVKVVWSGLGKADE, via the coding sequence GTGAAAAAGCTGACCCTCACCTCCGAAGCGATATTCGATCCACGCACCACGATACTCACGAGACGGCGCGGCAATCGGGAGAGCCGGGTGCCTGAGATCATCGATGTGTCGATAAACGTGCTGATTGCGGCGGGTTACGCAGGGTACACAATCAACCGCGTGGCCAATGATGCGGGTATTCGCCTGAGCACCTTGCAACATTATTTTGCGACCCGTGAAGCGTTGTTGCGTGCCACGATCGAGGAGGTCTCAAAGCGGTACTTCGAACGCTTTCGCGGCATTGCTGAAAACAGAAACCGCTCTCCGCAGGTGCGGCTCGAAGCGATCATCGACGACGCTTTCGCCGAACTTGTCAAACCTGGGATGCCTGCAGCCATCTTTGAAAGTTGGGGGTTGGCGCTGCATGAACCGTTTGCGCGCGATGTCGTCTTAGAGAGACAAAAACAGTTCACGGGGCTCTTTTCGAATCTCGTCGGCGAACTCAATCCGGCACTGTCGATGGAAGAATGCGAATTGCGTGGCGCACTGATCCTGTCCAGTTGCCAGGGCCTGGTTGTTTTCCTTCGCTGGACTGAGCACAGTCCGTCGCAACTGAATACCTTCCGCAAGGCTGTCAAGGTTGTATGGAGTGGCCTCGGCAAGGCTGACGAATGA
- a CDS encoding IS5 family transposase, with the protein MKKADRKGYPTDVSDEEWSFAAAYLTLMDVTAPQRKYELRDMFDALRWMARAGAPWRMLPNDFPPWELVYQQTQRWLQAGCFEHMVCDLRSVIRVAQGRQGQPSAVILDGRTIQSTCESGPRAGYDGYKRKRGSKVHIAVDTLGQLLAVHVTPANEQERAQVAELARQVQQVTGHTVKVAFADQGYTGKEPAQAARDEGIELQVIKLEEAKKGFVLLPRRWVVERSFGWLNRFRRLARDYERLPETLAGLHFVVFAMLMLVHAVPVLQSS; encoded by the coding sequence ATGAAAAAAGCAGACCGCAAAGGGTACCCGACCGACGTGTCCGACGAAGAATGGAGCTTCGCGGCCGCCTATCTGACGCTGATGGACGTCACGGCGCCGCAGCGCAAATACGAACTGCGCGACATGTTTGACGCGTTACGCTGGATGGCTCGGGCCGGCGCGCCCTGGAGGATGCTGCCCAATGATTTCCCACCTTGGGAACTGGTGTATCAGCAGACTCAACGCTGGTTACAGGCAGGCTGCTTTGAGCACATGGTCTGCGACCTGCGCTCGGTGATACGCGTGGCACAGGGACGGCAGGGCCAGCCCAGCGCCGTGATTCTGGACGGTCGCACGATACAGTCGACCTGCGAGAGTGGTCCACGCGCGGGCTATGACGGTTATAAGCGCAAACGCGGCAGCAAGGTGCACATTGCTGTGGACACCTTGGGACAGTTGCTGGCGGTGCACGTGACACCAGCCAATGAACAGGAGCGCGCACAGGTGGCAGAGCTTGCGCGTCAGGTTCAGCAAGTAACGGGACATACCGTCAAGGTGGCATTTGCGGATCAGGGATACACGGGCAAAGAGCCAGCGCAGGCCGCACGCGACGAAGGCATTGAACTGCAGGTGATCAAACTGGAGGAAGCGAAAAAGGGATTTGTACTGCTGCCCCGGCGGTGGGTGGTCGAGCGCAGCTTTGGCTGGCTCAACCGTTTCCGCCGTCTCGCACGTGATTATGAACGGCTACCCGAAACCCTCGCCGGGCTTCATTTTGTGGTCTTCGCGATGCTTATGCTTGTTCACGCGGTGCCAGTCCTTCAAAGTTCCTAA
- a CDS encoding PhzF family phenazine biosynthesis isomerase, giving the protein MHNVQPVQLVRVFSTTDDGGNPAPVALDANGWSDMQMKDVARAYGHESAFVMRAADPRHDFRFRFFVPNHEMEMCGHATLGALWLLRHAGVWCTDAARIETLSGIVEARYDASDARIEVSQPAGRVEPVGDAALIAQTLDALNLDANDLLPLGIVNATTSRTKTLVPIRTTARLNAIAPKLERIESVCDVLSSTGLYPFSLDANAPHVFEARQFPRASGYPEDAATGIAAAALLFGAHRYGFVAAGERGILVRQGVAMGRPSAIAVNFRDPADASQGCWLSGPVCMIEEA; this is encoded by the coding sequence ATGCACAACGTACAACCGGTACAACTTGTACGGGTATTTTCCACAACCGACGACGGCGGTAATCCGGCCCCGGTTGCGCTCGACGCGAACGGTTGGTCCGACATGCAGATGAAGGACGTGGCACGCGCCTACGGTCATGAAAGCGCGTTCGTGATGCGCGCAGCCGATCCGCGTCACGACTTCCGTTTCCGCTTCTTCGTGCCCAATCACGAAATGGAGATGTGTGGACACGCGACGCTGGGCGCATTGTGGCTGCTGCGTCACGCCGGCGTGTGGTGCACGGATGCGGCGCGGATCGAGACGCTGAGCGGCATTGTCGAAGCGCGCTACGACGCGTCCGATGCCCGTATCGAAGTCAGCCAGCCTGCGGGGCGCGTCGAGCCGGTCGGCGACGCCGCGCTCATCGCTCAAACGCTCGATGCGTTGAACCTCGATGCGAACGATCTGCTGCCGCTTGGCATCGTCAACGCCACCACGAGCCGCACCAAAACGCTGGTGCCGATCCGCACGACCGCGCGGCTGAATGCAATCGCGCCGAAATTGGAGCGCATCGAATCCGTATGCGATGTGTTGTCGTCGACCGGCCTGTATCCGTTTTCGCTCGACGCCAATGCGCCGCATGTGTTCGAGGCGCGACAGTTTCCCCGCGCGTCCGGTTATCCGGAAGACGCGGCGACCGGCATCGCGGCCGCCGCGCTGCTGTTCGGCGCTCATCGCTACGGATTCGTTGCAGCGGGCGAGCGCGGCATCCTCGTGCGTCAGGGCGTTGCGATGGGACGTCCGTCCGCGATCGCCGTGAACTTCCGCGATCCGGCCGACGCGAGCCAGGGCTGCTGGCTCAGCGGCCCAGTTTGCATGATCGAGGAGGCCTGA
- a CDS encoding aldolase, translated as MAHGFTPSQATERVKVEPGELDTAAIREARIELAACFRMAAKLGMHEGVCNHLSAVLPGRDDLFLVNPYGYAFEEITASRLLVCDMNGNVVQGDGVPEITAFFIHARVHLRQPRIKVAFHTHMPNATALAMLDGPPLLWAGQTALKFYGRTAVDEDFNGLAMNSSEGDRIAAVIGDADVAFLKNHGVMVVGATIAEAWDDLYYLERACEVQRLALSTGQPLRIIDPDIAAKTYRQMRAGERDSARQHLASIRRQLDRDEPDYAQ; from the coding sequence ATGGCACATGGCTTCACTCCTAGCCAGGCAACTGAACGTGTGAAGGTGGAACCCGGCGAACTGGACACGGCGGCGATTCGCGAAGCACGTATCGAACTCGCCGCGTGCTTCCGGATGGCGGCGAAACTCGGCATGCACGAAGGCGTATGCAATCACCTGTCGGCCGTATTACCGGGACGCGACGACCTGTTCCTCGTCAATCCATACGGCTACGCGTTCGAGGAAATCACCGCGTCCAGGCTGCTCGTTTGCGATATGAACGGCAATGTCGTGCAGGGCGACGGCGTGCCCGAAATCACCGCATTTTTCATTCACGCGCGTGTGCATTTGCGGCAACCGCGCATCAAGGTCGCGTTCCATACTCACATGCCGAATGCCACCGCGCTGGCCATGCTGGACGGACCCCCGCTGCTGTGGGCGGGGCAGACCGCGTTGAAGTTCTACGGCCGCACCGCCGTCGACGAAGACTTCAACGGCCTCGCGATGAACAGTTCCGAAGGTGACCGCATTGCCGCCGTGATCGGTGACGCGGACGTCGCGTTCCTGAAGAACCACGGCGTGATGGTGGTCGGCGCAACGATCGCCGAAGCATGGGACGACCTCTACTACCTCGAACGCGCATGCGAAGTGCAGCGGCTCGCGCTGTCGACCGGACAGCCGCTGAGGATCATCGATCCCGACATCGCCGCGAAGACCTACCGGCAGATGCGTGCAGGAGAACGAGACAGTGCACGCCAGCATCTCGCGAGCATTCGGCGACAGCTCGATCGCGACGAGCCCGATTATGCGCAGTAA
- a CDS encoding amino acid ABC transporter permease yields MQYHWNWSILLSPVSTGEPTTYLGWLLSGLATTVIVSLAAWVIALIVGTAFGVLRTMDDKRLASLGTAYVALFRNVPLIAQFFIWYLVIPELLPAPAGNAFKALSPSVQFFSSSIVCLGLFTGARVCEQVRSGIAALPRGQRAAAFALGLTQSQTYRYVLLPVAFRTILPPLTSEFVSVFKNSAVASTIGLLDLSAQARQLVDYTAQTYESFIAVTLAYFAINIVVLQVMRRIEARTRLVGFIGGK; encoded by the coding sequence ATGCAATACCACTGGAACTGGAGTATCCTGCTCAGCCCGGTCTCAACGGGTGAGCCCACGACCTATCTCGGCTGGCTATTGTCCGGCCTCGCGACCACGGTGATCGTGTCGCTCGCCGCGTGGGTGATCGCGCTCATCGTCGGCACGGCTTTCGGCGTGCTGCGCACCATGGACGACAAACGACTCGCCTCGCTCGGCACCGCCTACGTCGCGCTATTTCGCAACGTACCGCTGATCGCGCAGTTCTTCATCTGGTATCTGGTGATTCCCGAACTGCTGCCTGCGCCGGCCGGCAATGCATTCAAGGCGTTGTCGCCTTCGGTGCAGTTTTTCTCGTCGTCGATCGTGTGTCTCGGCCTGTTCACCGGCGCACGGGTCTGCGAGCAGGTGCGCTCGGGTATCGCTGCGTTGCCACGCGGGCAACGCGCGGCTGCGTTCGCGCTCGGTCTGACGCAATCGCAAACCTATCGGTACGTGCTGCTGCCGGTCGCGTTCCGGACGATCCTGCCGCCGTTGACCTCGGAGTTCGTCAGCGTATTCAAGAACTCCGCGGTCGCCTCGACGATCGGTCTGCTCGATCTGTCCGCACAGGCGCGTCAGCTGGTAGATTACACCGCGCAAACCTACGAGTCGTTTATCGCAGTGACGCTCGCCTACTTCGCGATCAATATCGTCGTGCTCCAGGTGATGCGGCGTATCGAGGCGCGCACGCGGCTTGTCGGCTTTATCGGAGGCAAGTAA
- a CDS encoding antibiotic biosynthesis monooxygenase family protein, whose amino-acid sequence MTTISKHDKLITLINVFTVEPARQQELLDLLARATEIVRFEPGFVSANLHRSIDGSKVTMYAQWRSIEDYQAMRENPAPLRYFEQAVAFARFEPGMYEVVETYCPPANEA is encoded by the coding sequence ATGACCACAATCTCCAAGCACGACAAGCTTATTACACTAATCAACGTATTCACCGTCGAGCCGGCGCGCCAACAGGAACTCCTTGATTTGCTTGCCCGCGCAACGGAAATCGTGCGCTTTGAGCCGGGGTTCGTCTCGGCGAACCTTCATCGCAGCATCGATGGTAGTAAGGTGACTATGTACGCACAATGGCGAAGTATCGAAGACTACCAGGCGATGCGCGAGAATCCCGCGCCTCTACGTTACTTCGAGCAGGCTGTCGCGTTCGCTAGGTTCGAGCCCGGGATGTACGAGGTCGTCGAAACGTACTGCCCCCCAGCCAATGAGGCATAG
- the gltK gene encoding glutamate/aspartate ABC transporter permease GltK, whose protein sequence is MHRLDWSGIPAALPTLWLGALITLKIMVVALAAGMALGTVLALMRLSPLRPLQWLARAYVTTFRSIPLVMVLLWFYLIVPQVLQAVLGLSGAFDTRLASALVAFSLFEAAYYAEIIRAGIQAVPRAQANAALALGLPYTQTMRYVILPQAFRAMVPLLMTQAIVLFQDTSLVYVISLADFFRTATNVGDRDGTSIEMTLFAGATYLVICALASASVRYFQRRVAI, encoded by the coding sequence ATGCATCGTCTCGACTGGAGCGGCATTCCCGCCGCGTTGCCCACGTTGTGGCTCGGTGCGCTGATCACGCTGAAAATCATGGTGGTGGCGCTCGCCGCGGGTATGGCGTTGGGCACGGTGCTCGCGTTGATGCGCCTCTCTCCGCTTCGCCCCTTGCAGTGGCTCGCACGTGCCTACGTCACGACATTCCGTTCGATCCCGCTCGTGATGGTGCTGCTGTGGTTCTACCTGATCGTGCCGCAGGTGTTGCAGGCGGTGTTGGGTTTGTCCGGTGCGTTCGATACGCGGCTTGCGTCGGCACTGGTGGCGTTCTCGCTGTTCGAAGCCGCGTACTACGCGGAAATCATTCGCGCCGGAATTCAGGCGGTGCCGCGCGCGCAAGCCAACGCCGCGCTCGCGCTCGGTTTGCCGTACACGCAGACAATGCGCTACGTGATCTTGCCGCAAGCGTTTCGAGCGATGGTGCCGCTGCTGATGACGCAGGCGATCGTGCTGTTTCAGGACACATCGCTCGTCTACGTGATCAGCCTCGCGGACTTTTTCCGCACAGCGACGAATGTCGGCGATCGCGACGGCACCAGCATCGAAATGACACTGTTTGCGGGTGCGACGTATCTTGTGATCTGCGCGCTGGCGTCCGCATCGGTCAGATATTTTCAACGGCGAGTGGCAATATGA
- a CDS encoding glutamate/aspartate ABC transporter substrate-binding protein yields MKTIRSIIGAIVAGTTIVACQLAAAQDLGPTLNKINSAGVIVVGHREASIPFSYYDGNQNVVGFSQDLCQKVIDAVKTKLGKPNLTVRLVPVNSQNRIPLLQNGTIDIECGVTTNTNARHAQVAFSDTIFLALTRLLVNKDSGIKDFGDLANKTVVTNAGTTAESIIRRMNVDRKLNMNIISTKDYGESFLTLETGRAKAFMLDDVLLSGARTTSRKPDDWIVTGTAQSKEPYAFMLRKDDPAFKTLVDGTLSKVMTSGEIDAIYAKWFQKPVPPKEINFNFAMTPQLRELYAHPDDQAAY; encoded by the coding sequence ATGAAAACGATCAGAAGCATCATCGGCGCAATCGTTGCCGGAACCACCATCGTTGCGTGTCAATTGGCTGCCGCGCAGGACCTCGGTCCCACGCTCAACAAGATCAACTCGGCGGGCGTGATCGTCGTCGGCCATCGCGAGGCGTCGATTCCGTTCTCGTACTACGACGGCAATCAGAACGTAGTGGGCTTTTCGCAGGACCTGTGTCAGAAGGTCATCGATGCCGTCAAAACGAAGCTCGGCAAGCCGAACCTCACGGTGCGCCTCGTGCCGGTCAACTCGCAGAACCGCATCCCGCTGCTGCAAAACGGCACGATCGACATCGAATGCGGCGTGACGACGAACACGAATGCGCGCCACGCGCAGGTCGCTTTCTCGGACACGATCTTTCTCGCGTTGACGCGCCTGCTGGTGAACAAGGATTCGGGCATCAAGGACTTCGGTGACCTGGCGAACAAGACCGTCGTCACCAATGCCGGCACGACCGCGGAGTCGATCATCCGCCGGATGAATGTCGACAGGAAACTGAACATGAACATCATCTCGACGAAGGACTACGGCGAGTCGTTCCTGACGCTCGAAACGGGTCGCGCGAAGGCGTTCATGCTCGACGACGTGCTGCTGTCCGGCGCGCGCACCACGTCGCGCAAACCGGACGACTGGATCGTCACCGGCACGGCGCAATCGAAAGAGCCGTACGCGTTCATGCTGCGCAAGGATGACCCCGCGTTCAAGACGCTGGTGGACGGTACGTTGTCGAAGGTGATGACGTCGGGCGAAATCGACGCGATCTACGCGAAGTGGTTCCAGAAGCCGGTGCCGCCGAAGGAGATCAACTTCAACTTCGCGATGACGCCGCAACTGCGCGAGCTCTACGCGCATCCCGACGACCAGGCCGCGTACTGA